A region from the Pseudomonas sp. P8_229 genome encodes:
- a CDS encoding HlyD family type I secretion periplasmic adaptor subunit, protein MLLKSGVKESIRRYFKGSASLQGQPLPEVNKALIEDAPRVVRLTIWAIIGFFIFLLLWANFAVIDEVTKGDGKAIPSSKIQKIQNLEGGIVSELFVKEGQIVEAGAPLIRLDDTRFASNVGETEADRLSMLLRVERLSAEVDDRPLNFPEDVLKAVPGQAKSEESLYISRRQQLHDEIGGLQEQLIQRQQELREFSSKQAQYRQQLGLQRQEINMSEPLVAQGAVSPVEVLRLKRAEVETRGQLDATTLAIPRAESAIKEVQRKIDETRGKFRSEALTQLNEARTDLNKAQATGKALEDRVSRTLVTSPVRGIVNKLLVNTIGGVIQPGSDMVEIVPLDDTLLVEAKIRPQDIAFLHPGQEAIVKFTAYDYTIYGGLKAKLEQIGADTITDEDKKTTYYIIKVRTERSHLGTDEKPLLIIPGMVASVDIITGKKSVLSYLLKPIIRARAEALHER, encoded by the coding sequence GTGTTGCTTAAGTCGGGTGTCAAAGAGTCGATCCGTCGCTACTTCAAGGGTTCTGCCTCGCTGCAGGGCCAGCCGCTGCCGGAGGTCAACAAGGCGCTGATCGAGGACGCCCCGCGCGTCGTGCGCCTGACCATCTGGGCGATCATCGGCTTCTTTATCTTTCTGCTGCTGTGGGCCAACTTCGCCGTGATCGACGAAGTGACCAAGGGCGACGGCAAGGCGATTCCATCGTCGAAGATCCAGAAAATCCAGAACCTCGAGGGCGGGATCGTCTCCGAACTGTTCGTCAAGGAAGGTCAGATCGTCGAGGCTGGCGCACCGCTGATTCGCCTCGACGACACGCGATTTGCTTCCAACGTCGGCGAAACCGAGGCCGATCGACTGTCGATGCTGCTGCGCGTCGAGCGTCTGAGCGCCGAGGTCGATGACCGTCCGCTGAATTTCCCTGAGGACGTACTCAAAGCCGTGCCGGGCCAGGCAAAAAGCGAAGAGTCGCTGTACATCAGCCGCCGCCAGCAATTGCACGACGAGATCGGTGGTTTGCAGGAGCAGTTGATCCAGCGTCAGCAAGAGCTGCGCGAGTTCAGCTCCAAGCAGGCGCAGTACCGCCAGCAACTGGGCCTGCAACGCCAGGAAATCAACATGTCCGAGCCGCTGGTGGCCCAGGGCGCGGTATCGCCGGTGGAAGTACTGCGGCTCAAGCGTGCCGAGGTGGAAACCCGTGGTCAGCTCGATGCAACCACGCTAGCCATCCCGCGCGCCGAATCGGCGATCAAGGAAGTGCAGCGCAAAATTGATGAAACTCGCGGCAAATTCCGCAGTGAAGCGCTGACCCAACTCAACGAAGCCCGCACCGACCTGAATAAGGCCCAGGCCACCGGCAAGGCGCTGGAAGACCGGGTCAGCCGTACGCTGGTCACCTCGCCAGTGCGCGGCATCGTCAACAAGTTGCTGGTCAACACCATCGGCGGGGTGATCCAGCCGGGCAGCGACATGGTGGAAATCGTACCGCTGGATGACACCTTGCTGGTCGAAGCCAAGATCCGTCCGCAGGACATTGCCTTCCTGCACCCGGGGCAGGAAGCGATCGTGAAGTTCACCGCGTATGACTACACCATTTACGGTGGACTCAAAGCCAAGCTCGAGCAGATCGGTGCCGACACCATCACCGACGAAGACAAGAAAACCACCTACTACATCATCAAGGTGCGCACCGAGCGCAGCCACCTGGGCACCGATGAAAAGCCGCTGCTGATCATTCCGGGGATGGTTGCGTCGGTGGATATCATCACCGGCAAGAAGTCGGTGTTGAGTTATCTGCTCAAGCCGATCATCCGGGCGCGGGCCGAGGCGTTGCACGAGCGCTAG